In Tachysurus vachellii isolate PV-2020 chromosome 1, HZAU_Pvac_v1, whole genome shotgun sequence, a genomic segment contains:
- the LOC132843285 gene encoding semaphorin-4E-like, which produces MLFFLVLSFWVPAALTLGQVWPLNSTPRKTVTLNNRGHVFQEEGVWNYTTMLLMEDEGVLILGAREAIFALDLNNITHKKAMVKWSVTSEMQRTCIFKGKTQTECHNYIRILHKMSKDTMFVCGTNALNPTCDIMSYKDGKLTLEGKQQDGKGKCPFDPFERYASEFVDGKLYSATSIDLLDSKPVVMRSLDDSIGTEILTSWLNEPSFIGMKHVAEGDDNPEGDDDKIYLFFNERAVEYDAYSKMEVSRVARVCKGDVGGLRTLQKKWTSFLKTHLDCPVLQTRLPLLIQDVFLFCPDTWKTCMFYGVFTPQGEMPEYSAVCAYRIQDIREVFSKGKFKTLYRDNLYDKWVTYNRPVPDPRPGACINSKTREKGFSKSLDLPDETLQFIKDNPLMDQAVKPSEQPLLVKKGAVFTRIVVASTTALDGSSHQVMFIGTASGSVLKAVNYDGKMVIIEEVQLFKQSDPVKILQLSITLGQLYAGSEEATVQMSLSTCDHYASCMDCVLARDPYCGWDLSAERCIAIKNIHPDTHSEVVQSLRDGNAARCPAVESTTIIKTFYPGIEVRLLCQPGSNLARVQWSVNNHTIQNSNKYHIHHNNLLILDASDSDAGFYTCTAVESSNGKDYVIQNATYELRLGDFMGHPLIQLQAIVKQKSLLALMILVIILSLILLALVVWTIYKGHCAVQRSLEKAEGSPQCVSGC; this is translated from the exons ATGCTGTTCTTCCTTGTCCTGTCTTTTTGGGTTCCAGCTGCATTGACTTTGGGCCAGGTTTGGCCATTGAACAGCACACCACGGAAAACAGTTACTCTGA ATAACAGAGGTCATGTCTTTCAAGAGGAGGGAGTGTGGAATTACACCACCATGCTCCTGATGGAAGACGAGGGTGTGCTCATCCTGGGAGCTCGAGAGGCCATCTTTGCCCTGGACCtcaacaacatcacacacaagaaGGCTATG GTTAAGTGGTCGGTGACTTCAGAGATGCAGCGCACTTGTATTTTTAAAGGGAAAACACAG ACTGAGTGTCATAACTACATCCGGATCCTTCATAAAATGTCGAAGGACACTATGTTTGTTTGTGGTACCAACGCTTTAAATCCAACCTGTGATATTATG TCTTATAAAGACGGCAAGCTGACTCTCGAAGGTAAACAACAAGATGGGAAAGGAAAGTGTCCATTTGATCCTTTCGAGAGATACGCCTCTGAATTTGTCG ATGGAAAGCTGTACTCTGCTACGTCTATTGATTTGCTGGACTCAAAACCGGTTGTGATGCGAAGCTTAGATGACAGCATAGGAACTGAAATCCTGACTTCATGGCTTAATG AGCCCAGTTTCATTGGCATGAAGCATGTGGCTGAGGGAGATGACAACCCAGAGGGGGATGATGACAAGATTTaccttttctttaatgaaagaGCTGTGGAGTACGATGCCTACAGTAAGATGGAGGTGTCCAGGGTGGCCCGTGTTTGTAAG GGGGATGTGGGAGGACTGCGGACATTGCAGAAGAAGTGGACGTCATTTCTAAAGACTCACCTGGACTGTCCTGTCCTTCAAACCAGACTACCACTTCTCATACAGGATGTGTTCCTCTTCTGCCCAGACACCTGGAAAACCTGTATGTTCTACGGTGTCTTCACTCCTCAAGG GGAAATGCCGGAGTACTCAGCAGTGTGTGCCTACAGGATACAGGACATCAGGGAAGTCTTCTCTAAAGGCAAATTCAAAACGCTATACAGAGATAATTTATATGACAAATGGGTGACATACAACAGACCTGTGCCTGACCCTCGTCCCGGAGCT tgtattaacagtaaaacaagGGAGAAAGGGTTTTCAAAGTCTTTGGACCTCCCTGATGAAACCCTTCAGTTCATCAAAGACAACCCACTTATGGATCAGGCAGTGAAGCCTTCTGAGCAGCCCCTACTGGTGAAGAAAGGAGCTGTGTTTACGCGTATAGTGGTGGCCAGCACTACTGCCCTGGATGGGAGCAGCCATCAGGTCATGTTTATTGGCAcag CAAGCGGTTCAGTGCTGAAAGCAGTCAACTATGATGGAAAGATGGTGATAATAGAGGAGGTGCAGCTCTTTAAGCAGTCTGACCCAGTAAAGATATTGCAGCTCTCTATCACCCTG GGTCAGCTGTATGCAGGCTCAGAGGAAGCAACAGTGCAGATGTCGCTTAGTACATGTGACCATTACGCTTCCTGTATGGACTGTGTGCTGGCCAGAGACCCGTACTGTGGCTGGGACCTCAGCGCTGAACGCTGCATTGctataaaaaacattcatccaGATACACACAG TGAGGTGGTTCAGAGTCTGAGAGATGGAAATGCTGCACGTTGTCCTGCAGTCG AAAGTACTACGATCATTAAAACCTTCTATCCTGGTATCGAGGTCAGGTTGCTGTGCCAGCCAGGATCAAACCTGGCCCGAGTGCAGTGGAGCGTAAACAATCACACAATTCAAAACTCCAACAAGTACCACATTCATCACAACAACCTGTTGATCCTCGATGCCTCGGACAGCGACGCCggattctacacctgcaccgCTGTAGAGTCCTCCAATGGTAAAGACTATGTCATCCAAAATGCTACATATGAGCTGAGGCTGGGGGACTTCATGGGGCATCCTTTGATTCAGCTGCAGGCCATTGTAAAGCAGAAATCTCTCTTGGCCCTCATGATCCTGGTCATCATACTATCACTGATATTATTAGCTCTTGTGGTATGGACCATCTACAAAGGGCATTGTGCCGTCCAGAGAAGCTTGGAAAAAGCTGAGGGAAGTCCACAGTGTGTGTCTGGCTGTTAG